One Catharus ustulatus isolate bCatUst1 chromosome 2, bCatUst1.pri.v2, whole genome shotgun sequence genomic window carries:
- the LOC117010461 gene encoding heat shock factor 2-binding protein isoform X2 — translation MWRSAGLAGDAQKAETKEEFVKVKRRDLERLTTEVMQLRDFLPKIVNGDILGTFQKLDAIESNLEKKEEEIEQLRMDCEHFRARLETAQADCMREKKEKLDLRQQLNEAKQQLLQQAEYCTEMGAAVCTLLWGVSSNEEAVKSILGGSKAVKFFTITAQTMESFVKSLSEDMKQQDLDSEENQFVLALAGIVTNVAALACGREFLVSSSRELLDTMMHLLGDMKPGLCNKFKVLMLMSLYNVSINMKGLKYISESPGFIPLLWWLLNGE, via the exons ATGTGGCGCAGCGCCGGCCTCGCTGGCGACGCGCAG aaggcTGAGACCAAAGAGGAATTTGTAAAAGTTAAAAGGAGGGATTTGGAAAGGCTGACAACTGAAGTTATGCAACTGCGGGATTTCTTACCCAAAATAGTAAATGGAGATATCTTGGGGACATTCCAGAAGCTGGATGCTATTGAATCAA AcctggagaagaaggaggaggaaatagAGCAGCTGAGAATGGATTGTGAGCACTTCAGAGCCCGTCTGGAAACGGCCCAGGCAGATTGCATGAGAGAGAAGAAG GAGAAACTGGACCTGCGGCAGCAGCTGAACGAggccaagcagcagctcctgcagcaggcagagtaTTGCACAGAgatgggagcagcagtgtgCACCTTGCTCTGGGGGGTATCCAGCAATGAGGAGGCTGTGAAATCCATTCTAGGAGGA AGTAAAGCAGTAAAGTTTTTCACAATCACTGCCCAGACCATGGAGAGCTTTGTGAAGTCATTAAGTGAAGACATGAAACAGCAGGATTTGGATTCTGAGGAAAATCAGTTTGTATTAGCTTTGGCAGGGATTGTAACAA ACGTGGCTGCGCTGGCGTGTGGCCGTGAGTTCCTGGTGAGTTCCAGTCGGGAGTTACTGGACACAATGATGCATCTCCTGGGAGACATGAAGCCAGGACTCTGTAACAAATTTAAAGT GCTAATGCTAATGTCACTTTACAATGTGAGTATCAACATGAAAGGCTTGAAGTACATCAGTGAAAGTCCAGGTTTTATTCCCCTGCTTTGGTGGCTGTTGAATG GAGAGTAG